A window from Mya arenaria isolate MELC-2E11 chromosome 9, ASM2691426v1 encodes these proteins:
- the LOC128203451 gene encoding uncharacterized protein LOC128203451 isoform X3, with the protein MFTMVQLIIMRTLPQVQTLATLMFTMVQPIIMRTLPRVQTNGNSDVHNGPAHYYEDIAASSNIGNSDVHNGPAHYYEDIAPSSNIGNSDVHNDPAHYYEDIAASSNIGNSDVHNGPAHYYVDIAPSSNIGVKHHPRK; encoded by the exons ATGTTCACAATGGTCCAGCTCATTATTATGAGGACATTGCCCCAAGTTCAAACATTG GCAACTCTGATGTTCACAATGGTCCAGCCCATTATTATGAGGACATTGCCGCGAGTTCAAACAAATG GCAACTCTGATGTTCACAATGGTCCAGCCCATTATTATGAGGACATTGCCGCGAGTTCAAACATTG GCAACTCTGATGTTCACAATGGTCCAGCTCATTATTATGAGGACATTGCCCCGAGTTCAAACATAG GCAACTCTGATGTTCACAATGATCCAGCCCATTATTATGAGGACATTGCCGCGAGTTCAAACATTG GCAACTCTGATGTTCACAATGGTCCAGCTCATTATTATGTGGACATTGCCCCGAGTTCAAACATTG gagTTAAGCACCATCCAAGGAAGTGA
- the LOC128203451 gene encoding uncharacterized protein LOC128203451 isoform X2, with protein MKRNGSPKKMQRTEQMCHISKPNNLSNSDVHNGPAHYYEDIAPSSNIGNSDVHNGPAHYYEDIAASSNIGNSDVHNGPAHYYEDIAPSSNIGNSDVHNDPAHYYEDIAASSNIGNSDVHNGPAHYYVDIAPSSNIGVKHHPRK; from the exons ATGAAGCGTAATGGCAGCCCAAAGAAGATGCAGAGGACAGAACAGATGTGTCATATATCCAAACCTAACAACCTAA gcaACTCGGATGTTCACAATGGTCCAGCTCATTATTATGAGGACATTGCCCCAAGTTCAAACATTG GCAACTCTGATGTTCACAATGGTCCAGCCCATTATTATGAGGACATTGCCGCGAGTTCAAACATTG GCAACTCTGATGTTCACAATGGTCCAGCTCATTATTATGAGGACATTGCCCCGAGTTCAAACATAG GCAACTCTGATGTTCACAATGATCCAGCCCATTATTATGAGGACATTGCCGCGAGTTCAAACATTG GCAACTCTGATGTTCACAATGGTCCAGCTCATTATTATGTGGACATTGCCCCGAGTTCAAACATTG gagTTAAGCACCATCCAAGGAAGTGA
- the LOC128203451 gene encoding uncharacterized protein LOC128203451 isoform X5: protein MKRNGSPKKMQRTEQMCHISKPNNLSMDIAICAGNSDVHNGPAHYYEDIAPSSNIGNSDVHNGPAHYYEDIAASSNIGNSDVHNDPAHYYEDIAASSNIGNSDVHNGPAHYYVDIAPSSNIGVKHHPRK, encoded by the exons ATGAAGCGTAATGGCAGCCCAAAGAAGATGCAGAGGACAGAACAGATGTGTCATATATCCAAACCTAACAACCTAAGTATGGACATTGCAATTTGTGCAG gcaACTCGGATGTTCACAATGGTCCAGCTCATTATTATGAGGACATTGCCCCAAGTTCAAACATTG GCAACTCTGATGTTCACAATGGTCCAGCCCATTATTATGAGGACATTGCCGCGAGTTCAAACATTG GCAACTCTGATGTTCACAATGATCCAGCCCATTATTATGAGGACATTGCCGCGAGTTCAAACATTG GCAACTCTGATGTTCACAATGGTCCAGCTCATTATTATGTGGACATTGCCCCGAGTTCAAACATTG gagTTAAGCACCATCCAAGGAAGTGA
- the LOC128203451 gene encoding uncharacterized protein LOC128203451 isoform X1, with product MKRNGSPKKMQRTEQMCHISKPNNLSMDIAICAGNSDVHNGPAHYYEDIAPSSNIGNSDVHNGPAHYYEDIAASSNIGNSDVHNGPAHYYEDIAPSSNIGNSDVHNDPAHYYEDIAASSNIGNSDVHNGPAHYYVDIAPSSNIGVKHHPRK from the exons ATGAAGCGTAATGGCAGCCCAAAGAAGATGCAGAGGACAGAACAGATGTGTCATATATCCAAACCTAACAACCTAAGTATGGACATTGCAATTTGTGCAG gcaACTCGGATGTTCACAATGGTCCAGCTCATTATTATGAGGACATTGCCCCAAGTTCAAACATTG GCAACTCTGATGTTCACAATGGTCCAGCCCATTATTATGAGGACATTGCCGCGAGTTCAAACATTG GCAACTCTGATGTTCACAATGGTCCAGCTCATTATTATGAGGACATTGCCCCGAGTTCAAACATAG GCAACTCTGATGTTCACAATGATCCAGCCCATTATTATGAGGACATTGCCGCGAGTTCAAACATTG GCAACTCTGATGTTCACAATGGTCCAGCTCATTATTATGTGGACATTGCCCCGAGTTCAAACATTG gagTTAAGCACCATCCAAGGAAGTGA
- the LOC128203451 gene encoding uncharacterized protein LOC128203451 isoform X4, producing the protein MKRNGSPKKMQRTEQMCHISKPNNLSMDIAICAGNSDVHNGPAHYYEDIAPSSNIGNSDVHNGPAHYYEDIAASSNIGNSDVHNGPAHYYEDIAPSSNIGNSDVHNGPAHYYVDIAPSSNIGVKHHPRK; encoded by the exons ATGAAGCGTAATGGCAGCCCAAAGAAGATGCAGAGGACAGAACAGATGTGTCATATATCCAAACCTAACAACCTAAGTATGGACATTGCAATTTGTGCAG gcaACTCGGATGTTCACAATGGTCCAGCTCATTATTATGAGGACATTGCCCCAAGTTCAAACATTG GCAACTCTGATGTTCACAATGGTCCAGCCCATTATTATGAGGACATTGCCGCGAGTTCAAACATTG GCAACTCTGATGTTCACAATGGTCCAGCTCATTATTATGAGGACATTGCCCCGAGTTCAAACATAG GCAACTCTGATGTTCACAATGGTCCAGCTCATTATTATGTGGACATTGCCCCGAGTTCAAACATTG gagTTAAGCACCATCCAAGGAAGTGA